Part of the Calditerrivibrio sp. genome is shown below.
AGGTTTTTATGCTTCTATCGTATATGCTCTCTTTAACGGTGCTGGATTCGATGTAGTCGCAGAAGATACCACAAACAGGGGCAGAATTGATCTAACCATTACTTACAATAACAAGGCTTACATCATCGAGTTTAAAGTAGTAGAAGATCAACCAGAAAAAACAGCCTTACACCAGATAGAAGAAAAAAAATATTACGAAAAATATGTAGGAAAATACGAAGAGATTTGCCTTATCGGAATTGAATTTAGCAAAAAACAGAGAAATATCGTAGATTTTGAATGGAAGAAAATCGAGGATATGGAAATAACATAAAGGATAGTTTTGATGGTAGAATAGGAAAAATATGGTAGATTTTAGCATGATGAAAAATAGAATATTACTTAAACTTTCCCAATATTCAAAAATCCTAATCACTGGTGCAAATGGACAGTTAGGATATGATTTTAGGCGACTTTTAGACAGCATAGGTGCTAATTATATAGCCACAGGTCATAAAGAACTGGATATTACGCAAAAAGACCGAGTATCCAATTTTGTAAAATCGATGGGATTTGATCTTATCATAAATTGTGCAGCCTATAATGATGTAGACAAGGCAGAAGATGATGAGGAAAACTGCTTTAAATTAAATGCTTACGCTCCACATGATTTAGCTAAGGTGGCAAAAGAGCTAAAAGCTACTTTTATCACTTATTCCACAGATTTTGTTTTTGATGGCAATAAAAATGCACCTTATACAGAAAATGATAAACCAAACCCGCTTTCCACATATGGAAAAAGTAAACTAGAAGGAGAAAACCTCGTATTAGAAGAATATGATAGATCCATAGTAATTCGCACCTCTTGGCTTTTCGGGATAAACAATAAAAATTTTAATACACAGGTTTTAAATTGGGCTAAAAATAATAAAGAATTAAAGATAGTAGATGACCAAGTCTCATCTCCTACGTAT
Proteins encoded:
- a CDS encoding PD-(D/E)XK nuclease domain-containing protein is translated as GFYASIVYALFNGAGFDVVAEDTTNRGRIDLTITYNNKAYIIEFKVVEDQPEKTALHQIEEKKYYEKYVGKYEEICLIGIEFSKKQRNIVDFEWKKIEDMEIT
- the rfbD gene encoding dTDP-4-dehydrorhamnose reductase — encoded protein: MKNRILLKLSQYSKILITGANGQLGYDFRRLLDSIGANYIATGHKELDITQKDRVSNFVKSMGFDLIINCAAYNDVDKAEDDEENCFKLNAYAPHDLAKVAKELKATFITYSTDFVFDGNKNAPYTENDKPNPLSTYGKSKLEGENLVLEEYDRSIVIRTSWLFGINNKNFNTQVLNWAKNNKELKIVDDQVSSPTYSFDLALFSLLLLEKKVFGLFHFSNDGVASKYDQAFYLLNKIGWDGVIHRGKTSEFNLKAPRPSFSKLDSSKIESIMGIKIPTWQSGIDRWWEEFNAV